Proteins encoded in a region of the Ziziphus jujuba cultivar Dongzao chromosome 3, ASM3175591v1 genome:
- the LOC107433389 gene encoding pentatricopeptide repeat-containing protein At2g29760, chloroplastic, whose protein sequence is MKPISAESIKNHCISISKTKQAHALLLRTHLFFNNRFTSKLINFLAISESGSLSYARKIFSQIHDPDSYIWNTLIRGYSRSHNPHEALSFYQFMLVSGFRPDNYTYPFVFGASGRLQQLDMGRRFHSEVLRNGFGSDLFVVNSLIQFYGNCGSINCACKVFDGSTIRDVVTWNMMINAYVVNRFYRKSFDLFEDMMDLEDIKPDDITIISLVSACTQLDDLDSGDLLCCYSKELGLDRNLNVCNAILDMYCKCGDLETATLVFDSMEERDVLSYTSMLSGLANSGYYQESLALFRKMQSEKIQPDEIMLVNVLSACAQTGALDQGNYIHLLIDRFKINCDIVLGTALVDMYAKCGALHLALQVFEKMRTRNIFTWNAMIGGLAMHGHGKEAIILFDQMKSSKVVMPDDVTFIALLCACSHAGMVNEGLEIFKTMKESFQIEPRIEHYGCVVDLLCRARLVEDALAFLESMPLKANSVLWATLLGACRTGGHFELAERVGKRLIELEPDSGGRYVMLSILYAGKNQWENALGLRKQMKNKGIEKTPGCSWIEFNGQIHQFVAADRSHAQTEDIYTMLEEITQRVHFDGVDEAIIERE, encoded by the coding sequence ATGAAACCAATTTCAGCAGAGTCCATAAAGAATCACTGCATTTCCATATCCAAAACCAAGCAAGCTCACGCTCTCCTCCTTCGGACCCACCTCTTCTTCAACAACCGCTTCACAAGCAAGCTCATCAACTTCCTCGCCATTTCCGAATCCGGGTCTCTCTCCTACGCCCGAAAGATCTTCTCCCAAATCCATGACCCGGACTCCTATATCTGGAACACCCTCATCAGGGGCTATTCAAGAAGCCACAACCCACATGAAGCTTTGTCCTTTTACCAATTCATGCTGGTTTCCGGGTTCCGACCCGATAACTATACCTACCCTTTTGTGTTTGGGGCATCTGGTCGCTTGCAGCAGCTTGACATGGGTCGGAGGTTTCACTCTGAGGTTTTGAGAAATGGATTTGGGTCGGATTTGTTTGTGGTTAATTCTTTGATTCAGTTTTATGGAAATTGTGGATCCATTAACTGTGCCTGTAAGGTGTTTGATGGAAGTACTATTAGGGATGTGGTGACTTGGAATATGATGATTAATGCTTATGTTGTTAACCGGTTTTATAGGAAATCGTTTGATTTATTTGAAGATatgatggatttggaagatATTAAGCCAGACGATATAACAATAATTAGCTTGGTTTCCGCTTGTACCCAATTGGATGATTTGGATAGTGGAGACCTACTTTGTTGTTATTCAAAAGAACTTGGTCTGGATAGAAATCTGAATGTGTGCAATGCAATTCTGGATATGTATTGCAAATGTGGTGATTTGGAAACGGCGACATTGGTGTTTGATTCAATGGAAGAACGAGATGTTTTGTCATATACTAGTATGCTGTCAGGATTGGCAAACTCAGGTTATTATCAAGAATCATTAGCCTTGTTTCGGAAGATGCAGTCTGAGAAAATCCAACCTGATGAAATCATGCTCGTCAATGTTCTTTCAGCTTGTGCTCAGACTGGAGCTTTGGACCAGGGCAACTACATTCATCTCTTAATAGATAGATTCAAAATAAACTGTGATATTGTGCTTGGAACTGCTCTGGTCGATATGTATGCAAAGTGTGGAGCTTTACATTTAGCGCTACAAGTATTTGAAAAGATGAGAACAAGAAACATATTCACATGGAATGCAATGATTGGAGGGCTAGCAATGCATGGTCACGGCAAAGAGGCAATCATACTGTTCGATCAGATGAAAAGCAGCAAAGTGGTAATGCCTGATGATGTAACATTCATTGCATTGTTATGTGCATGTAGTCATGCAGGAATGGTCAATGAAGGtctagaaatttttaaaacaatgaaaGAAAGTTTTCAGATTGAGCCGAGAATAGAGCACTATGGATGTGTGGTGGATTTGTTATGTAGAGCAAGACTTGTTGAGGATGCACTTGCTTTCTTAGAGAGTATGCCTCTGAAAGCTAACTCTGTATTGTGGGCTACTCTTTTAGGAGCTTGTAGAACTGGTGGGCATTTTGAGCTTGCGGAGAGGGTAGGAAAAAGGTTGATTGAGTTGGAACCAGATTCGGGTGGGAGATATGTGATGTTATCAATTCTGTATGCAGGTAAAAACCAGTGGGAAAATGCATTAGGTTTGAGAAAACAGATGAAAAACAAAGGAATTGAGAAGACACCGGGTTGCAGTTGGATAGAGTTCAATGGTCAAATTCACCAGTTTGTTGCTGCCGATCGTAGCCACGCTCAAACAGAAGATATTTATACCATGTTGGAGGAGATAACTCAAAGAGTTCATTTTGATGGAGTTGATGAAGCAATCATTGAGAGAGAATAA